The genomic segment AAAAACAGTaggaaaatagaaagaaagagaaaaagttgaaccGACAACCTatgatcaaattatatttttataaagattacaacgaattatttatttttacagaTGAGTTAGATATAGACGGGTATGTCTCttatttatttcatctaaaaGAATTCATTCTAAtactcttatatttttttatatttagaatattgtatagtagatatttttatattttatttaaaaaaaatctttataaatataaatttagataaaaaaagattaatttttaagtATCATTCAAtcaaattacattaataaaatattaatgtaaataaattaatcttttttaaacataaatttaaatgagttccattaaaatattaatttaaaaaaaatattttgtttttcatcaaaaacttcaatttcatgaatttaaataaaaaataaaaatatatgaaatctgTGATgtccgggcactgacgagggcggggagtgatcgccggtgcaaAGCGTCACGGACAatgagcggctcctggcagacTTCcagtggaaggggtacatggacgaatcggacATACACCAGAATGaaagggatctggagactgtataggtatgagactatacagttgaaagatagcttaaaggaattgatttggctactcatatcaccaaaatgcatttgcttttcggtagactaacccataagaactccatgattaagcgtgcttagcctggaacAATTTAAAACACACTGGAAAGCCACGTGGTGATCTGTGGGAGCAGTCGACATTCCCTGTAAGCTGCCGGGGGCgttacaaaatcaaattttaaaaaaattacttcattattaatatctttttactactaattttattataatgaatttaattaaaaaaatactaaataaaattcaCTTACAATTATATAGACAATAAATATCTATAAGTTGGATATTATAACATCCATCATTATTTccttaacaaataattaaatatacatatttattattcaagatattcattaaaaatatctatttagtatttctcacaaattttatttacaaatattcacgatttttttttcttcatcagtatttttttttgttcgtATTTCATTTGTAGACTAAAATTATGAGTAACTAGTATTTTACTGGCTATTCTTTTGAGATCACGCTCACTTTATACCTATAGagaaatttatgatattttattttatttctcttaaaaattataaaaaaaaaaaacctaaacaTCCATAAAGGATTGCAGATTAGGAGAGATGATGTCATTGGTGATGGTATAAGATGATGTTGGTGGCAATTGAGGATAATGGTATGACTTTCTTTATTCACCTTTTTTAAAGAGGATAACACTTTCTTTTGTTCTAAACACTACAATAGATGCAACAGAATTTCCATTATTTCttggaaaaattaaacaaacaaaaggaaaagtTTCAAACTTTCAAACTTTTAAAGTGTTTCTTAAAGTAAGTCGTGGATGGAACTACtccactttattttattatcatcatcGCCCACTTAccgatattttaaattttaataaattagaaatattaattttagattttataaatttttattttcatcgtTAAAGGGAGCTGAATTAATCATTTTAGTCTCTAGCGTTATAAAGCACTCGATAATTGCTCAAGGAAGGTTGTTATAATCCTAAAATACTTTCTACTATTAATTTTTAGGTGTCTAAAACaaatatgatttataaatttatttatttattttaaatgaatgttaaaaataaaataaaaatagttagaGTCGAATTTCAATGGGACGAAAATTAGTTTCTTTTTATAAGAAtcgaaaataatatttcttcattttataggaaaaatcatttttttaattttataatcttggtaaacagaaaaaaaatacaaactaatATCAATGCACATTTCTTGTGTAAAaccaaaatcatttttaaactGTATTAATATTTCAGAGTTAATTAGTCTAACAACCAAGTACTTTTATGAAAGTTCCctataaaaaaaagactattGGATGCAAGTcactttaagaaaaaaaaaacactttaggAATTAGAGgagttaaactaataaataatttaacataactAATTTAAAAGAACTTTACTATAGTTTCGGAGAACTTGCCTCCAAATATAGAAGCAACTACTCATAGcaaaaagaatttacaaagcaagtttgagtttatattttatgaatcaATGCTAAATAGAAGAAACCACGTGAAAGTGTCTTATTCACAAGCAACGTACAAAGTTATAAATTTCGGCTGAAAGTAATGTACATTTGCACTACTTAATTTCATTTCAAACAAGCAATTTCTTGGAATAGCTCCTCTTTCATTATGCATGTTGGGTGGTGGGGTTAAACGCCTTTAACTTTAAGCGTCTTCCTTTCACATacaactaattataattatataagaaacaaatgAAACAAACTTTCTCAACAAAAACATAGAATAATCTCCAGCTTTTAACTTTAATGCTTTATAATTCTCCTTCAAATCGGATGTCTATCATTTCCttagtttccttttttttttttactggaTCTTCTTAAGTCGGAATCTCAGCAAAGTAAGCTGAATTAACTGTTCATGTAAATCACGATATGATTAACTAACTTTTATAATCGAATAGTGGAAACAAAAGAACACAAGAAGCTCTTCGCAATTGATTCTCAATAAAAGCAACACCACTAGGTGGTAAACTTTCTGAGACACGACCTTTGACAGAATGTGCCCAGAAAAAGCAAAAGTTAAGTTTACTGTTGTTCTCATCCACTCATACCCACACATGATACTGTTGCAGAACAAAAAGTTTCACATTATACTTAGGAACACATAAAAATGATGTGTACaacaagaataaatattttaaacattaagaTTTTCTTACGAATTCTTAGGCATCACCagctcataaaatattattaaattattattgacTTGACCAAGGATTTGTTTTAATGTATCAGCTCCTTATTTTTTTACTTCGATTATTTTGCTCATGTGACACaatatttcaaatgaagaaattgAGTTTACCAAGGATTTGCTTTGATATGTTGCTTAAAAAGTTCCTTTGCCCTATCTAGAATCTAGAGACAAAAAAATGCATTCCCTTGCACATGATCATATACAATCACGGTAATTATTCTTccaatgatttatttattattaaaaaattagttcaTAATGATTTGAAGTTAAattctaataatttaattattttgttatcttaTCTTCAATATATTACTAGTATTACACGGGTcggtttttcttcttctttcttgtgttaagagaaataattatatatatttatgaagataataataaatttagtttttgatAATATGGAACatatgaaattattaatgaGAAGTATTTTCACTATACGAGTAATCTAAGATAGATGATTGTGCAGCTAAAAGCATGAAAAGAATTGTGTATGTTTATACAATTAGTGCTCCCTTGGTTACGACCACCACTTGACACTTCTGTTCAGGTTAGATAATGAATAGTCAGTGAAAATGTTAAATCCATTTTTTCTTTGGACTAACAAATGCCAGTAGTACCATATTGCTCCGAAAGCTAATGAAAACATTGTTCGAATTGTTCAGCAGACTATCTGATTTCACAAATCTTTTCTTTATTGCAGAAGATGTTAAAATCTTCATTTCTCTGAAACAATGACAGAACCACACCAATTGTATTATGATAATGCACAGTGAATAAGCCCTATATTTAGGCTTATTCACTGCAGCTGGTGGCTTCTCTAGGAAGATCATCCTGTTGCTGAAGCACCAGTCAGTCTGATACTCCTCAAGCTTCAGGCATGTTctgaaattgaaacaaaaaatcaaaattaaatcaaGTAAATCAAGTTCTTGCTGACCTAATAGAAAATATGTTCAGTCAttcaataattttcattatataggCAAATCTACATTATCTGAATATAAGATTCTTTATAATCAGAACACATCCCATGTATTTGAGACCCAAATTAATCAATTATGAAGTTCCTCATTAAGTAAAAACTGGAAAAACAATTGGCAATGCAATGTTACACAACTGAAGCCCTAAGGTACCGCCATAAAAGTGTTTTGAACGCTTTCACAAAATAATAGAGTGATTTTAAATTACCATCTCCCAACCATCAAGCAAATGCAGTAGAGTGAGCTATTATTGATAACAAATCAaacacacataaaaaaaaaatgagaggtAAAGTGTGAAAGGATCCAATGACTGAAGAAACTTCAACCTGTATCTTATTTAGTTCAAGTTAGCTCATTTCATGACAGTAATTTATACGTAGTTAAATCATGCTTGCTAGAACAACTTTCACTGGTAGGATTATAAAAATTCTTGTTGCACTCACTGTTCACCTCCTGCAGTAAGCACCATTGATCATTTTGAGGTGTTTACTCGTGTGACGAGATTAGATACAATTTGTATGATTATCTCTCTATCAGTCCACAATAATTGGAAAATTCATCAAATGATATTAAGTTTGCTTTCCTAAATGATACTTTGAAAGAAGAAGTGTATGTTAAACCTGTAGGACATGATAGTGAAAGCAAACAAGATAAAGTCTACATATTAAAGAAGACACTATAGAGCTTAAAGCAGGCATCCGGAACGTGTTATAAGAAGTTTGATTCTTAATATGTGCAAAATGGTTTTTGGAAATGTTTGTTTGAACATACTTTGTATACCAAATTTGTTGATGTTGATAATATTCTATGTGcctttatgttgatgatatgatTTTTACTGACAATAATTTAAAGATGATTACAAAATTCAGGAGATcatgattaaatattttgagaCGAGACAATATGCAAAAGCAGAATACATGACAAAGTTGTACAACTGAGACTATATGATTAAGAAGAATTCTTGAAGTAAAGCATAAAATACAAGATACTCCCATAGTGATATTTTATGATAAGAAGTCACTAATTACATTATGcaaaaattcaatatttcatATATAGTCAAAACATATAAACCTTCGATTTCACGACATTTAGAAACTAGTAACCGAGAAAGTAACCGAGAAAGAAGTGATGATCGAGTATTGTTCTACTGAATAACAAGTTACTAATTTTTTACAAAGTCATTAAAAACTTAGTTATTCTACCAGGAAGAAAATGCTTAGCAATCTTATAATTAAATCAAGAACATGATGACAATGGGCCCACAATTGCTTTAAGGATGAAAAGAAATTTGTTTGCACTTGAAAATTTAACACCCACTACAACCTGTGAATGCACCACCaatgtttgtgttttgttttatgcaccttctttctttcataaataaGTAACCAAGAAATGCATAATGTGTTTGTGATCATTTGTAAAACAATAGAAGGTCTGTGTTTAAGAGTGAAAACGTGAGTTCTTTGTTAGTTTCTTATATATGTCTCACTTATATCACTCACTGTGTTCTACTTCACCCCTCGTCACCTTCATTTGATACATACCAGTGAACCTTCGTTTataccaaaaaacaaaaaaatacatacCAGCTTCAAATCTTAAACCCgatacaacaaaataaataatgcaACTTGAAGCATAGTATCTATTACACAGTAAGCTCGCAGTAACACCGCCTGTTCGTCAATCATAATCGCAAAATTCAAaacagagaaagagagagaaagaaagggagGAGGTAATCCCATATTTCACCTTCTAGCTTGTGCAGTGGCTGAAGCAGGATATGGTGGCGACACCGGAGTAGAGTGGAAGCGACATTGAAGGAGTTTCAGTCCGGCGAATGTCTGGTAGTGCCCGATTTTGGGGGATGGAGTCGACGATGCAGAGGGTGAGTGAACAGGTGACCGCGCGGTGAAGCCGTCGCCTCTGCTGACCGTCGAGGCTCGTCGGAATCTCGCCGGTGTTTGAGTGAAGTGATGGATGAAGGGATCGAGAGGAGGTTTGTGgagtgaagaagatgaaggtgTGATTGGAGAAGAAAATGGTAAAGATTGGTTTGGGGAGAAAAAAGAGATGGAAGGTGAGGGGCGTATAGAAGAGACTGTTGGTGGGTTCTGTACGTGAAGAATGAGAGTGGTTCTTCAGTGAATGAGTTTTTCGGAATTGGTTTTTTGTGTGAAAAAGGAGATTTGTTTTTTGTGCCTTCTCTGACcgcatgaagaagaagaaaaaatgttgaAGCCTTCATCTGCAGAACGTCAATCATACACAGTGTCTATGGGGAGAAGCGGGAAAGTTTCAATATGGAAAATCAAATGACAAAAAGATCTGATATATAGTAGATATATTAGATAGTAGATTTGATTAGAATATCACCGTAAGTTGTTATACAATTATCCAAATGTTGCTTGGAGCTGCTAAGTATGGATTTTTACATAATCAAATGTTTCAGCCCCTATACAGGGATTCTAATTAATGTAGTATTCATCACACTTGCCACCAAAGGAAAGAAACAAGAGAATAGGAGTATTGAAACAACAATACATAGAAATTTATAGACAATGAGATACTCCAATTCTCCTAAatgtatttctatttttataagatCATGAATTATTTCCTGTAACCTTTTTAGTAAATCACAAGTCAGTGACCTCTAGTAAGCATAAGCAAGAGATGTTTATCTGTGGTAGACTACTCTTTATGGTATTGTTTGATGGCACCTAATGTTCTTGCAAACATGGACACCATTGGCCTTGAATCTCTCAATCCTGGGAAATGTGTAATGGAGTTGAACTTATGCTTTGCAAACTGATATTGACTTCCCTTATCCTTAAGGACAGTGGAATCCTCTTCATTGATACAACACTGTAAATTTTGAGCCTCGTTAAATAGTTGGTCATCATCAGATTGTTCTCTGGCCTTTTCTATCTTGCAGTTGGTCAGAGAAACGTGTTTATGGGATTGTGTATTCTTTGAGAAAGACGTGGAATGGTCTCCAGAATCACCTCTCTCATTCAGGTGATCAAACACTATCGAGGGTGAAGTTGACTTTGGTAAAAAACGATTTATCCAGAGTCCTTCCACAGTGTCACTTTTATGACAGATTTCCCTTCTCTCATGCTGTGCATTCGATTCAGCATTCTCATTATTATTTCTGTTTTTTCCAGTTGAGGGTGAATGCAGTGGTAGTGATGTCATTCCTTCCTTCTCCTTAGTTATCCCCACCTtgtaataattttcattctccaATGAGTTATTTACCCACTGTTCATGACTGTTGAGAGAATTTATAGGACTAGTCTGAAGTCTCCCTTCAGATACTTCAAGTTTATTTGATGGGAAATACCGTCTGTAAAGGCTATTGTTCTCTGCAAAGAAGGTAATTGGAGCAACATCTATTCCATGTACCTTATTTCGTAGCTCAAAATCTTTAGAAGCATCTCCTACTTGAAATTTTCTTGCTCCAACATTCTTAAACTTTGCACCAGCCACTGACTGAAAATTGGATCTGAACCCTGCATTTTTTAGCTTCGGATCTTGACTCGTGTTGCATGTGAGAAGTTTCTGATCAGGCTGTTGAAGATGGTGATTAGGATTTTCAAGGTTAAGAGCCAATGACTTGTTCTCATCTTGAGTTGATTGTGAACATCTTTTCAGCATGTTTGAAACCAAGTTCATGAATGAGCTATCCGGTTGAACATAGGATTTAGAACATGAAGTTTCTTGAATatgcttttttaattttttactcccAATTATCACTTGCTGAAAGTTGCTTCTCTTCTTACCTGCCAAAATTAACTCAGAACGACGGAAACTTTCAACACTTAAATGGAAGTCATTCTCCTTTGGTAAACTGACATTGGAGTCTCCATCTGATAATGACTTCTCCTTACCTTCATTTCTTGTCATACGAATCCTGCTATTACATGGAGAAGTAATGATTGTAGGGTTCTTACTACGTAGTAGCATCATTTCATTTCCAgtgaatttgtttttcttctcattGGATTTTGACTCACTGTTGAAAGTTTGCAAATCATTCTCTGTCGTTGATTCTAGTTTTGGTAAAGGGTTGACGCCAGAAGATATTAAATTTGTTCCGTGAGTAGCGGAACCATTACATTCGATTACATGCTCAACCCTAGCACATAATCCATCTTCTATTTCAACTACCTTGTTGAGAACATCAGTTTCTGTACCTGCGTTGCAATGTTTCGTAGAAGGATTTTCTTCCAAGCTACATTTAGGTTCATCTGCTTGAAGTAATAAATTACTTATTGGCCTTTCGCCAATCTGACCTGTAGGAAAATCATGATGCAGGTGATATTTCAGGGATACACAAAAGAACGAACTTGcattttctttaacaaaaaGTTTCAGCGTGTACCCTTTAAACATGAAGAAATTGTTTTAAATCTAGAACCtatgttataaaaaaagaaactaaaagtgCCCCAATGATGAGAATTGTTTTATATGATCTAGGGATATTGATATAATCTGTTTACAAAAAACAAGAATGCAGAACATGCACCGAGAAAGAGTAACAAAAGTTTCCA from the Vigna angularis cultivar LongXiaoDou No.4 chromosome 3, ASM1680809v1, whole genome shotgun sequence genome contains:
- the LOC108324701 gene encoding uncharacterized protein LOC108324701, encoding MRTTLILHVQNPPTVSSIRPSPSISFFSPNQSLPFSSPITPSSSSLHKPPLDPFIHHFTQTPARFRRASTVSRGDGFTARSPVHSPSASSTPSPKIGHYQTFAGLKLLQCRFHSTPVSPPYPASATAQARRTCLKLEEYQTDWCFSNRMIFLEKPPAAVNKPKYRAYSLCIIIIQLVWFCHCFREMKILTSSAIKKRFVKSDSLLNNSNNVFISFRSNMVLLAFVSPKKKWI
- the LOC108326017 gene encoding uncharacterized protein LOC108326017 isoform X1, with product MSSENKKIKPKTDFELVVNYSNRCIWKKLKNDSCAGANAACKIDKTFSATDPLSEIVWSPDEGFSLKCVDSSFNKKSSLFRDFEPSSMVLALLQSVTDGSSATDKPVNDVFVEPIAVICSKNDVSSTDTPSGHPSSDSVVVIPEHKTCEDDNGTGFGDNMEKINIPTETLHLPNGGKEIVMNDWENNLCAQADIGTAIISERKGKKSTISGQIGERPISNLLLQADEPKCSLEENPSTKHCNAGTETDVLNKVVEIEDGLCARVEHVIECNGSATHGTNLISSGVNPLPKLESTTENDLQTFNSESKSNEKKNKFTGNEMMLLRSKNPTIITSPCNSRIRMTRNEGKEKSLSDGDSNVSLPKENDFHLSVESFRRSELILAGKKRSNFQQVIIGSKKLKKHIQETSCSKSYVQPDSSFMNLVSNMLKRCSQSTQDENKSLALNLENPNHHLQQPDQKLLTCNTSQDPKLKNAGFRSNFQSVAGAKFKNVGARKFQVGDASKDFELRNKVHGIDVAPITFFAENNSLYRRYFPSNKLEVSEGRLQTSPINSLNSHEQWVNNSLENENYYKVGITKEKEGMTSLPLHSPSTGKNRNNNENAESNAQHERREICHKSDTVEGLWINRFLPKSTSPSIVFDHLNERGDSGDHSTSFSKNTQSHKHVSLTNCKIEKAREQSDDDQLFNEAQNLQCCINEEDSTVLKDKGSQYQFAKHKFNSITHFPGLRDSRPMVSMFARTLGAIKQYHKE
- the LOC108326017 gene encoding uncharacterized protein LOC108326017 isoform X2, yielding MMFPPQILPLGTHQVIQLSSFPNIKHVKMIMVQNNDLTGFGDNMEKINIPTETLHLPNGGKEIVMNDWENNLCAQADIGTAIISERKGKKSTISGQIGERPISNLLLQADEPKCSLEENPSTKHCNAGTETDVLNKVVEIEDGLCARVEHVIECNGSATHGTNLISSGVNPLPKLESTTENDLQTFNSESKSNEKKNKFTGNEMMLLRSKNPTIITSPCNSRIRMTRNEGKEKSLSDGDSNVSLPKENDFHLSVESFRRSELILAGKKRSNFQQVIIGSKKLKKHIQETSCSKSYVQPDSSFMNLVSNMLKRCSQSTQDENKSLALNLENPNHHLQQPDQKLLTCNTSQDPKLKNAGFRSNFQSVAGAKFKNVGARKFQVGDASKDFELRNKVHGIDVAPITFFAENNSLYRRYFPSNKLEVSEGRLQTSPINSLNSHEQWVNNSLENENYYKVGITKEKEGMTSLPLHSPSTGKNRNNNENAESNAQHERREICHKSDTVEGLWINRFLPKSTSPSIVFDHLNERGDSGDHSTSFSKNTQSHKHVSLTNCKIEKAREQSDDDQLFNEAQNLQCCINEEDSTVLKDKGSQYQFAKHKFNSITHFPGLRDSRPMVSMFARTLGAIKQYHKE